GAGTGGCAGAACCGGGTCGTCACCCGCGGCGCGGGTCTGCGCACCGGCGCGGTCCTGCGGCTGCACGAGGGCGGTGTCGCGGTCGAACGCGGGGGAGCGCCCGACTTCTGGATCCCGCGCGACGCGGTCACCGGCGTCCGGCGCGACTCCAGGATCGCCGGGAAGGTGATGGGCACGGACGCGCTGCTGGTGCTCACCTGGCGGGCCGGCGAAACCGAGGTCGACACCGGCTTCCGCGGCGACGACCTCGACGACTATCCACAGTGGATCGAACAGTTGAAGATCAAGGGAGGTGCCCAGTGAACGCGCGCGCTCAGGCCGCACTGGTGCTCGAAGACGGCCGGGTGTTCCGCGGCGCTGCCTACGGCGCGCGGGGGCGGAGCCTCGGCGAGGCCGTGTTCTGCACCGGCATGACCGGCTACCAGGAGACGCTGACCGACCCGTCCTACCACGGGCAGATCGTGGTGCAGACCGCGCCGCAGATCGGCAACACCGGCTGGAACGACGAGGACGACGAGTCCTCGAAGATCTGGGTCAACGGCTACGTCGTCCGCGACCCGGCCCGCACGCCGTCCAACTGGCGCTCGAAGCGCACGCTGGACGAGGAGCTGGTGAACCAGGGGATCGTCGGCATCGCCGAGGTCGACACCCGGTCGCTGACCCGGCACCTGCGCGAGCTGGGCGCGATGCGCGCCGGGGTCTTCTCCGGTGACGCGCTGGGCACCGTCGACGAGATGGTCGCCGAGGTGCTCGCCAGCCCGAAGATGGAGGGCGCCGACCTGGCCGGCCAGGTCACCACGCCCAAGCCGTACGTCGTCTCGCCGTCGGGCGAGACGCGCTTCCGGGTGGTCGCGCTGGACCTGGGCATCAAGTCCAACACCCCGCGCCAGATGGTCAAGCGCGGCATCGAGGTGCACGTGCTGCCTTCGACGTCGACCTTGGACGAGCTGCTCGCGATCGAGCCGGACGGGGTGTTCCTGTCGAACGGCCCGGGCGACCCGGCCACGACGACGCACGCGACCGAGCTGACCAAGCAGGTACTGGGCCGCGAGATCCCGCTGTTCGGCATCTGCTTCGGCAACCAGGTCCTCGGCCGCGCGCTCGGCCTGGGCACGTACAAGATGCGCTACGGCCACCGCGGCATCAACATCCCGGTGATCGACGTCGCCACCAAGCAGGTGGCGATCACCGCGCAGAACCACGGCTTCGCCCTCGAAGGCGAGCCCGGGCAGCGCTTCGAGTCGCCCTTCGGCGCGGCTCAGGTCAGCCACTACTGCGCGAACGACGGCGCGGTCGAGGGCCTGCGGGCGTTCGACGTCCCGGCGTTCTCGGTGCAGTACCACCCCGAAGCCGCGGCCGGCCCCCACGACGCGGCGCCCCTGTTCGACGATTTCGTTTCGCTCATGGAGAAGAAGGCCTGATGCCGAAGAGGACGGACATCCAGCACGTGCTGGTGATCGGCTCCGGGCCGATCGTGATCGGGCAGGCCGCGGAGTTCGACTACTCCGGGACCCAGGCCTGCCGGGTGCTGCGCAGCGAAGGCCTGCGCGTGTCACTGGTGAACTCGAACCCGGCCACCATCATGACCGACCCCGAGTTCGCCGACGCGACCTACATCGAGCCGGTGACGCCGGACTTCGTCGAGAAGGTCATCGCCGTCGAACGCCCCGACGCGATCCTCGCCACGCTCGGTGGGCAGACGGCGCTCAACTGTGCCGTCGCGCTGCACGAGCGCGGCGTGCTCGCCAAGTACGGGGTCGAGCTGATCGGTGCCGACATCGACGCCATCCAGCGCGGTGAGGACCGGCAGAAGTTCAAGAACATCGTCGCCGAGGTCGGTGCCGAGACCCCGCGCAGCCGCGTCTGCAACACCATGGACGAGGTCCGGGACACGGTGAAGGAGCTGGGCCTCCCGGTCGTCATCCGGCCGTCGTTCACCATGGGCGGGCTCGGGTCCGGCATGGCGCACACGCCCGAAGACCTGGAACGGCTCGCTTCCACCGGCCTCGACGAGTCGCCGGTCACCGAGGTGCTCATCGAGGAGAGCGTGCTCGGCTGGAAGGAGTACGAGCTCGAGCTGATGCGCGACCGCAGTGACAACGTCGTGGTCGTCTGCTCGATCGAGAACGTCGACGCGATGGGCGTGCACACCGGCGACTCCGTCACCGTGGCGCCGACCATGACGCTCACCGACCGCGAGTACCAGGTGATGCGCGACGTCGGCATCGACGTGCTGCGCGCGGTCGGCGTCGACACCGGCGGCTGCAACATCCAGTTCGCGATCAACCCCGAAGACGGCCGGATGGTCGTCATCGAGATGAACCCGCGCGTCTCCCGATCGAGTGCGCTGGCGTCGAAGGCGACCGGCTTCCCGATCGCCAAGATCGCCGCGAAGCTCGCCATCGGCTACACGCTCGACGAGATCCAGAACGACATCACCGGCGAGACCCCGGCGGCGTTCGAGCCCACTTTGGACTACGTCGTCGTCAAGATGCCGCGGTT
The window above is part of the Amycolatopsis camponoti genome. Proteins encoded here:
- a CDS encoding PH-like domain-containing protein, producing the protein MERLWLVLAIVAFFLLCLWGMYVGWRRKARSQSVRVPPFPAIPAEPGDVLLESTGVYVATTFAGEWQNRVVTRGAGLRTGAVLRLHEGGVAVERGGAPDFWIPRDAVTGVRRDSRIAGKVMGTDALLVLTWRAGETEVDTGFRGDDLDDYPQWIEQLKIKGGAQ
- the carA gene encoding glutamine-hydrolyzing carbamoyl-phosphate synthase small subunit codes for the protein MNARAQAALVLEDGRVFRGAAYGARGRSLGEAVFCTGMTGYQETLTDPSYHGQIVVQTAPQIGNTGWNDEDDESSKIWVNGYVVRDPARTPSNWRSKRTLDEELVNQGIVGIAEVDTRSLTRHLRELGAMRAGVFSGDALGTVDEMVAEVLASPKMEGADLAGQVTTPKPYVVSPSGETRFRVVALDLGIKSNTPRQMVKRGIEVHVLPSTSTLDELLAIEPDGVFLSNGPGDPATTTHATELTKQVLGREIPLFGICFGNQVLGRALGLGTYKMRYGHRGINIPVIDVATKQVAITAQNHGFALEGEPGQRFESPFGAAQVSHYCANDGAVEGLRAFDVPAFSVQYHPEAAAGPHDAAPLFDDFVSLMEKKA